A part of Candidatus Bathyarchaeota archaeon genomic DNA contains:
- a CDS encoding aspartate aminotransferase family protein, which translates to MNETEIMETENRYLANVFSKKPVVLTRGKGALLWDINGKEYLDCASSYGVAALGHGHPKIVEAIKEQAQQLITCHSCYYNDKRAEFIEKLVKITPKGLDKAFLSNSGAESIECALKLARKATGKTEIIAVMGAYHGKTMGALSATWDKKYREPFMPLIPDVKHVAPDNSAKIGEAISEKTAAIILEPVRGEGGIRVPPDGYLQEVREICNRRGVLLILDEVQSSFGRTGKLFGCENWDVTPDVMCLAKPFAGGLPIGVTVAKENLMSAFKVGEHSTTFSGGPLVCAAGCAAIDALLEEKLAEKAAVNGKYFKTQLEGLAQKHRIIKEVRGLGLMLGVELRYDVYGVIKKALDRGVLVIDAGKTVVRILPPLIITKPQIDRAITVLDAVLEEEENERANSSTVSN; encoded by the coding sequence GTGAATGAAACCGAAATCATGGAAACTGAAAACCGCTACTTAGCCAACGTGTTCTCTAAAAAACCCGTTGTGCTCACCCGCGGCAAAGGCGCGCTGCTCTGGGACATCAACGGCAAAGAGTACCTGGACTGCGCCAGCAGCTACGGCGTAGCGGCGCTTGGGCATGGTCACCCCAAAATCGTGGAAGCCATAAAAGAGCAGGCCCAACAACTCATCACCTGCCACAGTTGCTACTACAACGACAAACGTGCAGAGTTCATCGAGAAACTCGTTAAAATCACGCCTAAGGGCCTTGATAAGGCGTTTCTCTCCAACAGCGGCGCCGAAAGCATAGAGTGCGCCCTAAAACTTGCCCGCAAAGCCACCGGCAAAACCGAAATCATCGCCGTCATGGGCGCCTACCACGGCAAAACCATGGGGGCCCTCTCCGCCACGTGGGATAAAAAGTACCGTGAACCCTTCATGCCCCTTATCCCCGACGTCAAACACGTCGCACCCGACAACTCCGCTAAAATCGGGGAAGCCATAAGTGAGAAAACCGCGGCGATTATCCTTGAACCCGTCCGAGGCGAAGGCGGCATCCGCGTGCCACCCGACGGCTACCTCCAGGAAGTTCGGGAAATCTGCAACCGCCGAGGCGTCCTCTTAATCCTCGACGAGGTCCAGTCGAGCTTTGGGCGAACCGGCAAGCTCTTCGGCTGCGAAAACTGGGATGTAACCCCCGATGTCATGTGCCTTGCTAAGCCCTTCGCAGGCGGCTTACCCATCGGCGTAACCGTCGCCAAAGAAAACCTCATGTCCGCCTTCAAAGTCGGCGAGCACTCCACCACCTTCAGCGGCGGACCCCTGGTTTGCGCTGCCGGATGCGCCGCCATAGATGCTTTGCTGGAGGAGAAACTGGCTGAGAAAGCAGCGGTTAACGGCAAATACTTCAAGACGCAGCTGGAAGGCTTAGCTCAGAAGCACCGCATAATCAAAGAGGTCCGCGGGTTAGGCCTGATGTTGGGTGTGGAGCTGCGCTATGACGTTTACGGCGTCATCAAAAAAGCCCTTGACCGCGGCGTACTGGTTATCGACGCAGGAAAAACCGTCGTGCGTATCTTGCCGCCGCTGATCATAACTAAACCCCAGATTGACCGAGCCATCACCGTGTTAGACGCCGTGTTGGAGGAAGAAGAAAATGAGCGAGCAAACAGCAGTACAGTTTCTAACTAA
- a CDS encoding [LysW]-aminoadipate/[LysW]-glutamate kinase, which translates to MLLVVKMGGSILKEGTAADLVADLKEVTREHRVVLVHGGGAEVTEIASKLGKEQKFIMSPEGFRSRYTDKETIEIYTMVMAGKMNKQIVLALQAQGIATVGLSGLDAAILKAERKTRLIVVDERGRKKVIDGGYTGKITSVNTELLKLLLEKGYVPIVTPIALSQDCEPLNVDGDRTAAIIAGALKADKLILLTDVEGLMLKGERVPKIAATEVKEVLSKIGGGMSTKVHAGLEALSQGVQEVLVTSGTAKQPITSALNHQVGTVITSE; encoded by the coding sequence ATGCTGCTCGTAGTCAAGATGGGTGGGTCAATCCTTAAGGAGGGCACAGCCGCCGACCTCGTAGCGGACCTCAAAGAAGTCACCAGAGAGCACAGGGTGGTTTTGGTGCATGGCGGCGGCGCAGAAGTCACTGAAATCGCCAGCAAACTGGGTAAGGAACAGAAATTCATCATGTCCCCCGAGGGTTTCCGCAGCCGCTACACCGATAAGGAAACCATAGAAATCTACACTATGGTTATGGCGGGCAAAATGAATAAGCAAATCGTGTTGGCGCTGCAGGCACAGGGCATAGCAACGGTGGGTCTTAGCGGCTTAGACGCCGCGATCCTTAAGGCGGAACGCAAGACGCGGCTTATCGTGGTGGATGAGCGGGGACGCAAAAAAGTCATCGACGGCGGCTACACCGGCAAAATCACATCAGTCAACACAGAGCTGCTTAAACTCCTCCTGGAGAAGGGTTATGTGCCCATCGTCACGCCCATCGCGCTTAGCCAGGACTGCGAGCCCCTTAACGTGGACGGCGACCGCACCGCAGCCATCATCGCGGGAGCGCTCAAAGCCGACAAACTCATCCTGCTCACCGACGTGGAGGGCCTAATGCTTAAAGGCGAGCGGGTCCCAAAAATCGCTGCCACCGAAGTTAAAGAGGTCCTTAGCAAAATCGGCGGCGGCATGAGCACCAAAGTCCACGCGGGACTTGAGGCGCTCAGTCAGGGCGTGCAGGAAGTCCTTGTAACCTCAGGCACCGCCAAGCAGCCCATAACATCGGCTCTTAATCATCAGGTCGGTACAGTGATAACAAGTGAATGA
- the argC gene encoding N-acetyl-gamma-glutamyl-phosphate reductase — protein sequence MRIGIIGGSGYVGSELLRLLLLHPEVEVTMVTSRQMAGEFVFNVHPNLRGMTQLKFVPQDMEALKSNCDLVFTATPHGGSVNLVPKLLDAGLKVIDMSADFRLKNPADYPTYYGWEHAHPEMLKTAAYGLPELHREEIKTAKLVACAGCEATAAILGLAPVVKAGLIDTDHVVVDLKVGSSGGGSKPSLAGHHPERAGGVRPYKVVGHRHIAEVEQELAPLGGPVKISFTPHAVNMIRGILATIHTFPKQPIQNKDLWKALRGMYGSEPFVRLVKYQKGPYQLPDPKVTTGTNFCDVGFEIDEHANRLILFSAVDNMVKGAAGQGVQCLNIMMGIDETSGLKSTGFHPI from the coding sequence ATGAGAATCGGAATAATTGGCGGTTCAGGATACGTTGGAAGCGAGCTGCTGCGGCTGCTGCTGCTCCACCCAGAGGTTGAGGTAACGATGGTTACGTCGCGGCAGATGGCAGGAGAATTCGTCTTCAACGTGCACCCGAACCTACGCGGCATGACCCAACTTAAATTCGTGCCCCAGGACATGGAGGCACTCAAAAGCAACTGCGACCTCGTCTTCACAGCCACCCCCCACGGCGGCAGCGTCAACCTGGTGCCCAAGCTGCTTGACGCAGGCCTCAAAGTCATAGATATGAGCGCGGACTTCAGATTAAAAAACCCTGCGGATTACCCCACCTACTACGGCTGGGAGCATGCGCACCCCGAAATGCTAAAAACAGCCGCCTACGGCTTGCCTGAGCTGCACCGTGAAGAAATCAAAACCGCAAAGCTCGTGGCCTGCGCGGGCTGCGAAGCCACCGCCGCCATCCTTGGCTTAGCCCCAGTTGTGAAAGCTGGCTTAATCGACACAGACCACGTAGTTGTTGACCTTAAAGTCGGGTCTTCAGGTGGCGGTAGCAAGCCTTCCCTTGCCGGTCACCATCCCGAACGCGCTGGAGGTGTGCGTCCCTACAAGGTTGTGGGTCACCGCCACATAGCCGAAGTTGAACAGGAACTTGCGCCGCTGGGCGGACCCGTAAAAATCAGCTTCACGCCGCATGCCGTCAACATGATCCGCGGCATCCTTGCGACCATCCACACTTTCCCCAAGCAGCCCATCCAAAACAAGGACCTCTGGAAAGCCCTGCGCGGCATGTACGGCTCTGAGCCGTTTGTGCGGTTGGTGAAGTACCAGAAGGGACCCTACCAGTTGCCTGACCCCAAAGTCACCACAGGCACCAACTTCTGTGATGTAGGCTTCGAAATCGATGAGCACGCTAACCGCCTCATACTCTTCAGTGCAGTGGATAATATGGTGAAGGGCGCGGCGGGTCAGGGTGTACAATGCCTCAACATAATGATGGGTATAGATGAGACCTCGGGGCTGAAGAGCACTGGGTTCCACCCCATTTAG
- a CDS encoding lysine biosynthesis protein LysW, translating to MIKQANNPEKLQAKCPDCDADLDVPCDTEKGEILSCPGCGLELEVKQIKGGCVDLQELTIEGEDWGE from the coding sequence ATGATTAAACAAGCAAACAACCCCGAAAAACTACAGGCAAAATGCCCAGACTGCGACGCCGACCTAGACGTACCATGCGACACCGAGAAAGGAGAAATCCTAAGCTGCCCCGGCTGCGGACTCGAACTAGAAGTTAAACAGATCAAAGGCGGATGCGTAGACCTTCAAGAGTTAACCATTGAAGGCGAAGACTGGGGCGAATAA
- a CDS encoding Lrp/AsnC family transcriptional regulator — MDEKDRQIIKILKNDARAGYGEVGSQIGLSEGAVRKRIKTLTDQGIIRKFTLNVGLAEGAQAITLLETNPSYPTVEVSKKIQQMPNVETIYEVTGEYDIVAVITGMSVTEVNDAIEKIRRVEGIMKTNTMIVLRNW; from the coding sequence ATGGACGAAAAAGACAGGCAAATCATCAAAATCCTCAAAAACGACGCCCGAGCAGGCTACGGCGAAGTAGGCAGCCAAATCGGCCTCTCCGAAGGCGCAGTCCGAAAACGCATCAAAACCCTAACCGACCAAGGCATCATCCGCAAATTCACCCTCAACGTCGGCCTCGCCGAAGGAGCCCAAGCCATCACGCTCCTGGAAACCAACCCCAGCTACCCCACCGTAGAGGTCTCTAAAAAAATCCAGCAGATGCCCAACGTAGAAACCATCTACGAAGTCACCGGCGAATACGACATAGTCGCCGTCATCACCGGCATGTCCGTAACCGAAGTCAACGACGCTATAGAGAAAATCCGCCGCGTCGAAGGCATCATGAAAACCAACACCATGATAGTCCTAAGAAACTGGTAA
- a CDS encoding thiamine pyrophosphate-binding protein: MAKYRCTVCNWVYDEAKEKIKFADLPAEWVCPICGAPKSAFVLLSEAPEAAAEKKVETTVSDVLIGQIAAWGVKFVFGIPGTSTLGVVDAIRKTEGKVQYIQVRHEEAAAFMASAYGKLTGHIAAVLGISGPGATNLVTGLYDAQLDHAPVLALTGMVPRKHIGKGSLQEIDQQAFFEPLSVYNKTLMTEDQTATLATLAIKHALLDQGVAHIGIPNDVQKLPYSAEVLPFEGRMPNMAYGQEDWVIENAAQAVDEAERPVILMGFGCRGQGTKLLALADKIGAPIMSTFRAKGFVDDSEPLYVGCHGGVGSTAAGQLMEKTDLLIAVGSSFADLSQIPKRRMIQIDINPLMLARRYPVEVGLLGNSAVLIPKLTEKVMQKDNPDYAAEIKQLKQAWLNQLEKEADASAKPIRAPYIMKVLTEKLSADAVISLDVGENCWWFGRNFRMKRSQKMVMSGNLATMGFGLPGALAAAFAYPGRQIVCVTGDGGLTMMLGDFLTAHKYGLPVKVFVVNNKHLGMIMQEQKVEGYRGWQTELHDFSFAKFAEVSGGLGIKVTEPADLPQAVDRALKSEKPAIVDIDTDPRRFP, translated from the coding sequence ATGGCGAAGTATCGGTGTACAGTCTGCAACTGGGTTTATGACGAAGCAAAAGAGAAAATCAAATTCGCGGATTTGCCAGCGGAGTGGGTTTGCCCCATCTGCGGCGCCCCCAAATCAGCCTTTGTGCTGCTGTCCGAAGCACCCGAAGCGGCGGCTGAAAAGAAAGTTGAAACCACCGTCAGCGACGTGCTCATAGGGCAAATTGCTGCGTGGGGCGTCAAATTCGTCTTCGGCATACCCGGCACCTCCACGCTGGGAGTGGTGGATGCCATCCGCAAAACCGAGGGCAAAGTCCAATACATCCAGGTTCGCCATGAGGAAGCCGCTGCGTTTATGGCTTCGGCGTATGGCAAACTCACGGGGCACATCGCGGCGGTGCTGGGGATTTCTGGGCCGGGCGCCACTAACCTTGTCACGGGGCTCTACGATGCCCAGCTGGATCATGCGCCCGTGTTGGCGTTGACGGGTATGGTGCCCCGAAAGCACATCGGCAAGGGCTCTCTGCAGGAGATTGACCAGCAAGCCTTCTTTGAGCCGCTTTCCGTCTATAACAAAACCCTCATGACCGAGGACCAAACTGCCACGTTGGCGACCCTTGCCATAAAGCATGCGCTCCTCGACCAGGGCGTCGCCCACATAGGCATCCCCAACGATGTCCAGAAGCTGCCTTACAGCGCGGAGGTTTTGCCGTTTGAAGGCAGAATGCCTAACATGGCGTATGGGCAGGAGGATTGGGTGATTGAGAACGCTGCTCAAGCGGTAGATGAGGCAGAGCGCCCTGTGATTTTGATGGGTTTTGGCTGCCGTGGACAGGGCACTAAGCTGCTGGCGCTGGCAGATAAGATTGGGGCGCCGATTATGTCTACTTTCCGCGCCAAGGGCTTTGTGGATGATTCGGAGCCGCTTTACGTGGGCTGCCACGGAGGTGTCGGTTCCACAGCTGCGGGGCAATTAATGGAGAAAACGGACTTGCTTATTGCGGTTGGCTCCTCGTTTGCGGATTTATCGCAGATTCCCAAGAGGCGCATGATACAAATCGACATCAACCCCCTGATGCTGGCTCGCCGCTACCCCGTTGAGGTTGGGCTGCTAGGCAACAGCGCAGTTTTGATTCCTAAACTAACCGAGAAAGTAATGCAGAAAGACAACCCTGACTACGCAGCGGAGATAAAGCAGCTAAAGCAGGCATGGCTAAACCAGCTTGAAAAAGAAGCCGATGCCTCAGCTAAACCCATTCGAGCACCCTACATCATGAAGGTCCTCACCGAAAAACTCAGCGCCGACGCCGTGATTTCGCTGGATGTCGGCGAGAACTGCTGGTGGTTTGGACGCAACTTCCGCATGAAGCGCAGCCAGAAGATGGTTATGAGCGGCAACTTGGCAACTATGGGGTTTGGTTTGCCCGGTGCATTGGCGGCGGCTTTCGCGTATCCGGGGCGGCAGATTGTCTGCGTAACAGGCGATGGCGGCTTAACCATGATGCTGGGTGACTTTTTGACCGCGCATAAGTATGGGTTGCCCGTGAAGGTGTTTGTGGTGAACAATAAGCATCTGGGCATGATTATGCAGGAGCAGAAAGTCGAGGGCTACAGGGGCTGGCAAACCGAGCTGCATGACTTCAGCTTCGCAAAGTTCGCTGAGGTTTCAGGCGGCTTAGGCATCAAAGTAACAGAGCCAGCGGACTTGCCCCAAGCGGTGGATAGGGCGCTTAAATCCGAGAAACCCGCCATCGTGGATATTGATACGGATCCAAGGCGCTTCCCCTAA
- a CDS encoding FAD-dependent oxidoreductase has protein sequence MENWDVIIVGAGSAGLAAAIYAIRSGLKTLVLDEKFAGGTISDAPIIVNYPGFAEISGGELAQKMVEHARKLGATVHDIEAVTAMTLSGENKTVTTTAAIYQAKAVILATGSHYKEIGAKGEAAFRGRGVSYCGVCDGPFFKGKRVLVVGGGNSACITTLYLSGLASQLTVVHRRDAFRAEESLVKDLTAKTNVKVLWNTEIAEIKGDKQVRSVTLIDKAGKTSEVEVDAVFVQVGEAPNSQLAAASGVEVDEHGYIKIDIRQHTNLDGVYGAGDVTNHPVKQVGTAVGQGITAALEAYAFIRRPYYKR, from the coding sequence ATGGAGAATTGGGATGTCATCATAGTGGGCGCTGGCTCAGCCGGCTTAGCCGCAGCCATCTACGCCATACGCAGCGGATTGAAAACTTTGGTTTTAGACGAGAAATTCGCGGGCGGAACCATCAGCGATGCCCCCATCATCGTCAATTACCCGGGGTTTGCCGAAATCAGCGGCGGCGAACTTGCCCAGAAAATGGTTGAGCACGCCCGCAAACTCGGCGCGACCGTACATGACATCGAAGCCGTCACCGCCATGACTCTTTCCGGCGAAAACAAAACCGTAACCACCACCGCCGCGATCTATCAGGCTAAAGCCGTCATCCTAGCCACGGGGTCCCATTACAAGGAAATCGGCGCCAAAGGCGAAGCCGCATTCAGGGGCAGAGGCGTAAGTTACTGCGGCGTCTGCGATGGACCCTTCTTTAAGGGCAAGCGGGTGCTGGTTGTGGGCGGCGGCAACTCAGCCTGCATTACCACCCTGTACCTGTCGGGTTTGGCTTCTCAGCTTACGGTGGTTCATAGACGCGATGCGTTTAGGGCGGAGGAGTCACTGGTCAAGGACTTAACCGCTAAAACCAACGTGAAGGTCCTCTGGAACACCGAGATAGCGGAAATCAAAGGCGACAAGCAAGTCCGCTCCGTCACATTAATTGATAAAGCAGGCAAAACCAGCGAGGTGGAGGTGGACGCGGTTTTTGTGCAGGTCGGCGAAGCCCCCAACAGCCAACTTGCAGCCGCCAGCGGAGTCGAAGTCGACGAGCACGGCTACATAAAAATCGATATCCGCCAGCACACCAACCTTGACGGCGTCTACGGCGCAGGCGACGTGACTAATCACCCCGTAAAGCAGGTGGGCACCGCGGTTGGGCAAGGCATTACCGCTGCTTTGGAAGCTTACGCTTTCATTCGGCGGCCCTATTACAAGCGGTGA
- a CDS encoding hydrogenase iron-sulfur subunit has protein sequence MSEKCLAVVEINQDLCSRCYVCKSICPYQAIKADAEGKVEINLDECQVCGICYSACPASAIKMQYYTYDNLTEYLKQAQAKEPETETLVLMCRGNSPNTGEVKDILKEEGLNVDKYLSLRLPCAGRVPTDFVFEALNLGIKNIVSVQCEDPFCRYKEGTKINTRRLVLARNVLKQLGYDDKAVRVIKFSRKAVYDVLECVGCDKCIFICPYDALEFEPFATPKLNEEKCVGCGACQLVCPHHAIQVKGFEFENVLGKYKSAAEALRAKNGQPAVLAFVCQWSEFSALDNPNRAFEGKNVLALEVPCFKSLDPVHVVNALNCGFDGVMAVVCSSKDCKLQEGRDTAERNLGMMLDVLKKEGLLDRFTLYEESPRCEGDFKAKVDEFYQKISKLPLQEAKLEAPE, from the coding sequence ATGAGTGAAAAATGTCTCGCTGTAGTTGAGATTAATCAAGACTTATGCAGCCGCTGTTACGTCTGCAAATCCATCTGCCCCTACCAAGCCATCAAAGCCGACGCCGAGGGCAAAGTGGAAATCAACCTAGACGAATGCCAGGTCTGCGGCATATGCTACAGTGCCTGCCCAGCTTCAGCCATAAAAATGCAGTATTACACCTACGATAACCTAACAGAATACCTAAAGCAAGCCCAGGCCAAGGAGCCCGAAACGGAAACGCTGGTTCTGATGTGCCGCGGCAACTCACCCAACACAGGCGAAGTCAAAGACATCCTCAAAGAAGAAGGCTTAAACGTTGACAAGTACCTCTCGCTGCGATTGCCCTGTGCAGGCAGAGTCCCAACTGACTTTGTCTTCGAAGCCCTCAACTTAGGCATAAAAAACATCGTGTCGGTCCAATGCGAAGACCCCTTCTGCCGCTACAAAGAAGGCACCAAAATTAACACCCGCAGACTGGTCTTAGCCCGCAACGTCCTCAAACAGCTGGGCTACGATGACAAAGCCGTCCGAGTCATCAAGTTCAGCCGCAAAGCCGTCTATGACGTGCTGGAATGCGTCGGATGCGACAAATGCATCTTCATCTGCCCCTATGACGCCCTCGAATTCGAGCCCTTCGCGACACCCAAACTAAACGAGGAGAAATGCGTCGGATGCGGCGCATGCCAACTGGTCTGCCCACACCATGCTATACAGGTGAAAGGCTTTGAATTCGAAAATGTCCTGGGCAAATACAAAAGCGCCGCGGAGGCACTTAGAGCCAAAAACGGCCAACCCGCAGTTTTGGCTTTTGTCTGCCAGTGGTCAGAGTTCTCCGCGCTGGATAACCCCAACCGGGCATTCGAAGGCAAAAACGTGCTGGCGCTGGAGGTTCCATGCTTCAAATCCCTTGACCCCGTCCATGTTGTTAACGCGCTTAACTGTGGCTTCGACGGAGTTATGGCGGTGGTCTGCAGCTCTAAAGACTGCAAGCTACAGGAGGGCAGAGACACCGCAGAGCGCAACTTGGGCATGATGCTTGATGTCCTCAAAAAAGAGGGGCTGCTTGACCGCTTCACGCTCTATGAGGAGTCGCCGCGCTGCGAGGGAGACTTCAAAGCTAAAGTTGACGAGTTCTACCAGAAAATCTCCAAGTTACCCCTACAAGAAGCAAAACTGGAGGCACCCGAGTAA
- a CDS encoding sulfide/dihydroorotate dehydrogenase-like FAD/NAD-binding protein, protein MYRIISKTELAPKIKLFEVEAPEIAAKAHPGQFLIVIHGKTGERIPLTICGYDTEKGTVSFAFHEVGKTTKDLGKLEVGDEIDNVTGPLGNPSEIKKYGKVLCVGGSVMIAPLLLQSKAMKEAGNQVTTVIGARTEPFIMMEEEANKYSDKVYISTDDGSRGYQGLDFLSELLKNEKFDRCVVMGPVILMKDVSAITKPYGIPTIVTTTPIMIDGMGMCGVCRVTVGGKMLFGCVDGPEFDGHLVDFDELILRQRTMLPEERLSSVLAELHEHGGCKCGRNKA, encoded by the coding sequence ATGTACCGAATAATCAGCAAAACCGAGCTTGCACCCAAAATCAAGCTCTTCGAAGTTGAAGCACCTGAAATCGCCGCTAAAGCCCACCCTGGCCAGTTCCTCATAGTTATCCATGGCAAAACAGGCGAACGCATACCCCTCACCATCTGCGGCTACGACACCGAAAAGGGCACGGTTTCCTTTGCTTTCCATGAAGTCGGCAAAACCACCAAGGACCTAGGTAAACTCGAAGTGGGCGACGAAATCGACAACGTCACGGGGCCCCTGGGTAACCCCAGTGAAATCAAGAAATATGGCAAGGTGCTCTGCGTCGGCGGCAGCGTTATGATTGCGCCGCTTCTGCTGCAGTCTAAAGCCATGAAGGAAGCCGGAAACCAAGTAACCACAGTGATCGGGGCACGCACGGAGCCCTTCATTATGATGGAGGAAGAAGCTAACAAGTACAGCGACAAAGTCTACATCTCAACTGACGATGGCTCTAGGGGCTATCAGGGACTGGATTTTCTCTCCGAGTTACTTAAGAATGAAAAGTTTGACCGCTGCGTCGTCATGGGACCCGTTATCCTCATGAAAGATGTCTCGGCAATCACCAAGCCCTACGGTATCCCAACCATCGTGACGACCACGCCGATTATGATTGACGGCATGGGCATGTGTGGGGTTTGCCGCGTCACCGTCGGAGGCAAAATGCTCTTCGGCTGCGTGGATGGACCCGAATTTGACGGTCACCTAGTTGATTTTGACGAATTGATTTTGCGCCAACGCACGATGCTTCCCGAGGAGCGGCTGAGCAGTGTGCTGGCAGAGTTGCATGAACATGGAGGTTGCAAGTGTGGTCGAAACAAAGCCTAA
- the gltA gene encoding NADPH-dependent glutamate synthase, whose amino-acid sequence MAKQEPDVRNKNFSEVALGYTEEEALQEANRCLQCPNPMCRSGCPVEVPIPQFIKALKEKNYAEGIQIIKTKNALPAVCGRVCPQESQCQAKCVIGRMGDPVSIGRLERFLADWERQNGAVIPPKVKATGKKVAVIGAGPAGLTVAADLAKRGHEVIIFEALHVGGGVLSYGIPEFRLPKAIVQNEVEYVQKLGVDLRLGNLIGRIHTIPELMKQGGYDAVFIGSGAGLPQFTGSPGENLGGIYSANEFLIRVNLMKAFQFPEYDTPIRIGKNVVVIGGGNVAMDCARCSMRLGAHVCLLYRRSRDELPARHEEIENAEEEGLMCKFLAAPLEFYGDDKGWVKGMKCVAMELTEPDAKGRRGVKAVPGSEFTMDVDTVIIAIGQTPNPIIQRTTDGLQSDPRHGTITVDEVGKTSLEGVYAGGDVATGAATVISAMGAGKRAAQAMHEYLVSKK is encoded by the coding sequence ATGGCAAAGCAAGAACCAGATGTCCGCAACAAAAACTTCAGCGAAGTCGCGTTAGGATACACCGAGGAGGAAGCCCTGCAGGAAGCAAACCGCTGCCTGCAATGCCCCAACCCCATGTGCCGATCAGGCTGCCCCGTTGAAGTCCCGATTCCACAGTTCATCAAAGCACTCAAAGAAAAGAATTACGCTGAAGGCATCCAAATCATCAAAACCAAAAACGCACTGCCCGCCGTCTGCGGACGCGTCTGCCCACAGGAATCCCAGTGCCAAGCTAAATGCGTCATCGGCAGAATGGGCGACCCCGTCAGCATCGGGCGGCTGGAACGTTTCCTTGCCGACTGGGAACGCCAAAACGGCGCCGTGATTCCACCTAAAGTTAAAGCCACAGGCAAAAAAGTCGCGGTTATCGGCGCAGGACCCGCGGGATTAACGGTTGCAGCTGACCTTGCTAAGCGGGGACATGAAGTCATCATCTTCGAAGCACTCCACGTCGGCGGCGGTGTCCTCTCATATGGTATCCCCGAGTTCCGTTTGCCCAAAGCCATCGTGCAAAACGAGGTTGAATATGTCCAGAAACTCGGCGTAGACCTCAGATTGGGCAACCTCATCGGCAGAATCCACACCATTCCCGAACTGATGAAGCAAGGCGGCTACGACGCAGTCTTCATCGGCAGCGGCGCAGGGTTACCCCAATTCACCGGCAGCCCCGGCGAGAACCTGGGCGGCATCTACAGCGCCAACGAATTCCTCATCCGCGTTAACCTCATGAAAGCTTTCCAGTTCCCCGAATACGACACTCCAATCCGCATCGGCAAAAACGTCGTCGTCATAGGCGGCGGCAACGTCGCCATGGACTGCGCGAGATGCAGCATGCGCCTAGGCGCCCACGTCTGCCTGCTCTACCGACGCTCACGCGACGAGTTGCCTGCAAGGCACGAGGAAATCGAAAACGCCGAAGAAGAGGGCTTGATGTGCAAGTTCTTGGCAGCGCCGCTGGAATTCTACGGCGACGATAAAGGCTGGGTGAAAGGCATGAAATGCGTCGCTATGGAACTTACTGAACCCGACGCAAAGGGCAGGCGAGGAGTCAAAGCGGTGCCTGGCAGCGAATTCACCATGGACGTGGATACAGTTATCATCGCTATTGGGCAAACCCCCAACCCCATCATCCAGCGCACCACCGACGGCCTGCAAAGCGACCCCCGGCACGGAACCATAACCGTTGATGAAGTGGGCAAAACTAGCCTCGAGGGCGTCTATGCGGGCGGCGATGTGGCGACGGGTGCAGCGACGGTTATCAGCGCGATGGGCGCCGGTAAACGTGCAGCTCAAGCCATGCATGAATACCTCGTGAGCAAAAAGTAG
- a CDS encoding transcriptional regulator, with translation MSVSPSLKEVLARRIAGEIILSSRPGTTMKKWRELFAISQISLSQVMRLSSSVVSDYESGRRKSPGAKFIRRFVLSLLIIDEQKGSRFIREFSKLTSSPSMAVVDLREFPIPVRVEYLCKAIGGEVVACKDRYVKEITGYTVIDSRKAVEAYSGLEYAQLFGASTERALIFTNVDGGSLPMMIVRVCSLKPRIVVFHKAQPDEQAIRIAEYEQIPIIYSTAPTLELLVKSLRKLYRVALRVKLGKKRVRPPPKISA, from the coding sequence ATGTCGGTGTCGCCTAGCCTAAAAGAAGTTTTAGCTAGAAGGATTGCTGGAGAAATCATTCTCTCAAGCAGGCCAGGCACCACCATGAAGAAGTGGCGGGAACTCTTCGCCATATCTCAAATTAGCCTCTCGCAGGTGATGAGGCTCTCCTCTTCGGTGGTAAGCGACTACGAAAGCGGCAGACGCAAAAGCCCCGGAGCCAAATTCATCCGCCGATTCGTCCTATCGCTGCTGATTATCGACGAGCAGAAGGGCAGCCGCTTTATCCGTGAATTCTCCAAACTTACCAGTTCACCAAGCATGGCGGTGGTGGATTTACGCGAGTTCCCCATTCCCGTCCGAGTGGAGTACCTCTGCAAAGCCATCGGCGGCGAAGTTGTAGCATGCAAGGACAGGTACGTTAAAGAAATCACGGGTTACACGGTTATCGACAGCCGAAAAGCAGTTGAGGCATACTCAGGGTTGGAGTACGCGCAGCTTTTCGGGGCATCCACGGAGAGGGCATTGATCTTCACTAACGTAGATGGCGGAAGCTTGCCGATGATGATTGTGCGGGTATGCAGCCTCAAACCCCGCATAGTGGTCTTCCATAAAGCCCAGCCTGACGAGCAAGCCATACGCATAGCCGAATACGAGCAAATCCCAATTATTTACAGCACCGCGCCAACCTTGGAACTGCTGGTGAAGTCTCTGCGCAAACTCTACCGTGTGGCTCTTCGGGTTAAACTTGGCAAGAAGCGGGTGCGTCCGCCGCCAAAAATCAGCGCATGA